CTGACCGCCAACCCGGGCTTCGACCAGCTGGCACAGTTGACCGCCAGCAACGGCAACCAGAGCCTGGGTGTGGCCCTGGCCGCCGCAGGTGATCGCCAGGACGCGCGCCTGAAATCGCTGCTGGGCGCGCTGCAGTTTGCTGACCGCGATGTCATCGCGCAGCAGGCCGGTGCCCTGCGCGGTGATGCGCACGCCAGCCTGCGCCTGGCCGACAACGCCCTGGTGGGCAGCATCGGCAACGTGGTCACCCAGCACCAGGCCGGCCTGCGCAGTGGCAGCGGCGATGCCGGCGGTCTGGCCGCACAGGCGGCACAGGCGGCCTCGGCCCAGCCGGGCATGGCCAACGGCAGCCTGTTCAACCAGCTGGCGATGCACCTGGTGGAGCCGGCCGCGCAGGCAGTGGCCGGCGCCTCGGGTACCGACTATGGCGACGGTGCGCGTAACCATGGCTTCTGGGGCCGCGGCTTCGGCAGCCATGGCCGCATCGATGGCGACGGCGGCGTGGCCGGCCTGACCCACACCGTGGGCGGCATCGTGCTGGGCGCCGATACGCGCGTGGCCGATGACTGCGTCAGCCTGGGCGTGAGCGTGGCGGCGGCCGACATGTCGACCAAGGCCCGCGATGGCTCCGGCTTCACCGGTGACGTGCGCGCGCTGGATATCGGTGGTTACATCGATGCCACCTATGCGCGTGGCTACCTGTCGGCCGCCGTGCGCTATACCGATCTGCGCCACGACACCCGTCGCGGCATTGCCGGCATCGACGGCTTGAACGATCCGCTGCGCGCCAAGTACAACAACGATGCGATCTCCGCGCGCCTGGAGCACGGCTTCAGCTTCACCACCGGCAACGGCCTGGTGGTGCAGCCGCTGCTGCCGGTGGTGGATTACGCGCGCACTTCGGCCACGCGCTTCAACGAAGGGCAGAGCGCGGGCGCACTGGCCGGCCGTGGCGACAGCCTGGAAAGCATCCGCGTGGGTGCTGGCCTGCAGCTGTTCAAGACCTTCGACGGCAACAACGGCGAGCGCATCACCCCGCGCGCCCGCGTGGTCTGGCAGAAGGAACTGGGCGACACCCAGGCCCGCTACAGCACCGGCTTCGCCGCGGCCCCGGACCTGTTGTTCGGCAGCAGCAGCCAGACGCTGGGCGAGCAGGTGCTGGCCTGGAACCTGGGCGTCACCAGCCGCGCCAGCGACCGCCTGTCGGTGATGGTCGACTACGTGGGTGAGCGCCGCGATGGCCAGGTGCAGAACGGCGTGATGCTGGGCCTCGGCTACGCGTTCTGAGTAAAGGGCGCACCGGCGGCAGCATCGCCGCCGGTGCGCTATGGTCTGCGCAGGATTTCCGTGCAGGCCCGCCCATGCAGATTGCCGTGTTCAGCGCCCGTCCCTACGACCGCCGCTTCCTGGAAGAAGCCAACGCGCGCGACGGCGCCGGGCAGGGCTTCCAGTTCGTCCATTTCGATGCCGCGCTGGATGTGCACACCGCTGCACTGGCGCAGGACTGCGCCGCGGTCTGCGTATTCGTCAACGACCGCCTCGATGCCCCCGTACTGCAGGCGCTGCATGCACTGGGCGTGCGCGCCGTGCTGCTGCGCTGCGCCGGCTTCAACAACGTCGATCTGGCCGAGGCCGCGCGCCTGGGCCTGTTCGTCGCCCGCGTGCCGGCCTATTCGCCCGAAGCCGTGGCCGAACACGCGCTGGCGCTGGTGATGACCCTCAACCGGCAGACCCATCGCGCGTACAACCGCGTGCGCGAAGGCAACTTCATGCTGGATGGCCTGCTCGGCCGCACCCTGCACGGGCGGACGGTGGGCATCGTCGGCACCGGCAAGATCGGTCTGGCCACCGCACGCATCTTTCGGGGCATGGGCTGTACGGTGCTCGGCCACGACCCGTACCCGTCGCCGGACTTCGTGGGGGTAGGCGAGAGCGTGGGGCTGGACGACCTGCTGGCGCGCGCGGACATCGTTTCGCTGCACTGCCCGCTGACGCCGGACACCCAGCACCTCATCAACGACGCCTCGCTGGCGCGGATGAAGCCCGGCGCGATGCTGGTCAACACCTCGCGGGGCGGGCTGGTGGATACCCACGCGGTGATCCGCGCGCTGAAGTCGCGGCGGCTGGGCCATCTGGCCATCGATGTCTACGAGCAGGAAAGCGCGCTGTTCTTCCAGGACCTGTCCGGCGAGATCATCGATGACGAGGCCTTCCAGCGCCTGATGACCTTCCCCAACGTGCTGGTGACCGGCCACCAGGGCTTCTTCACCGTGGAGGCGCTGCAGGAGATCTCGGCCATCACCCTGGGCAACCTGGCCGATTTCGCCGCCGGGCGGGCATGTGCCAACCGGGTAGGGGCGGATTGACCAGCGGGGTAGGCTGCCCGTAAAATCGCCTGCTCAGCCGGAATAGCTCAGTTGGTAGAGCGGCGCATTCGTAATGCGTAGGTCGCAGGTTCGACTCCTGTTTCCGGCACCAGTTGTATGAAAAGCCCCGACCCAGGTCGGGGCTTTTTTTGTGCTCTGGTAGCGCAGGGCCATGCCCGGCGGAATGCCGGCAACCCGTAGTGCCAGCCCACGGCTGGCAGCCCAGGATTTCCGAATCTCACGACCTGCCAGCCCCGTCAGCTTCCCGGCGGCTTGGCTCATCGCACAGTTCCTGGCCCGGAATCCGCAGCCCCCTCATTTCCGTGCTACGAATACCCAGCCCTGCTTCAGGGCTCTTTCAAGGATTGGACGGATGCGCAGGTTAGGGGGAACTGCAGGCGGTGTATCTACGCGCTTCACAGAGCGTCAAAATCACATTCAAACACCGGCTGCCGCAATGGCCCCCGGGGCCGGCCTGGTTCGTCGCATTTTCCAATAAAGTAAGATCGGATAGATCACATGAGCGAGCATCGATCAGACATTCTTAACCATCTCAAGGGCAAGTATGTCACCTTGACCTTTGAGGATGAGCAGCTTCAAGTTGGAACCGATGATGGGTGTCACTCCATGGTTACAATGCATATACCCTTTCTTTTGGCAGGTGGGTTGATGCACTCGCACATACTCCGCTTCGATTGAAGTTGGTTGATTTCCTGGTCGACGACGTCAGAATGGCCATGGTGTTCTCGGGCGATAGAATTCTCACCGTCGATTTGACGGAAGGCGGGTACTCAGGCCCAGAAGCCATGCAGCTGAACGGGCCCGATGGTCGAATTATCATCTGGAGCTAGGCCTGCTTGTTTAAAAGCTGTCACCAGTCGCAGTTACCCAGTCGACGGTTACCTGCATCCACACGGACGACCTGGGCTCGATACTCGATACCAATGGTGGATGGACCAATGGGCTTTTCAACCTCGATCATCAGCCCCGCCCTTCAATGATGCATCCGATGACAGTAAATGTGCCTTGCCGTTCTGGCGATCTTCTTCGTCATTTGTGCGTGGTCATTGTGGGCACAGTTGCTCTCCTCGTTATGGGCTGCGCCACCACGGCTGGGCCAGTGAGGCTCGAGATCGATCATTTGCCGACAAGCTTGGCCTGCAAAAATGCCAGGTGTCGATACCGCTGAGCCCGAGTGAGGCTGTTGAGATCGGCAGGAAGTGGGAAGTCTATCCAGATCCAGAGAAAGATCCGGATTGGATGAAAATGCTGTCCATGCAGCAGTCAGGCGATCAGTTGCGCCTGGTTTCCTGCAGTGAAGGAAATCCATACTTTAATGCGCTGACTCGAAATGGTGAGGTGATTTATAGCTACCTCTTGCCAGTATTGGATTGGCCGCTCAGCCAGGCCCGAGGGTGAAGTGAAATGACACAGTCCATCTCCTCCCATCTGAATTCTGTGCTGGTCGAAATCGCAGCGAAGCACAGCTTCAGGTTGCCTCAAGAAGGGGTCAAACATCTGCTCAAGCGCGACCGAGAGTTGCTGATCGATGTATTGCTGCAAGAGTTCTCGCAGACAGGTTTGGCGTCGGACGATGAGCCTAATCAGCGAGGCGTCGAGATCGAGCAGATCATCGATTTCGTCGGCTCTATCGCTGATCAGGCTGATTCGTCCGGTGACTGAGGAATCAGTTTGGACTCTTGATCAATCAGCGGCAGGGCGAGGGGATTGTTGAACGCTGCGGCTCGGGGAACAGGTCTGCTTCGCCGAACTTGTTTCCAACGGTTGAACTGCGCGCGGCGCAGGCGCACCGGCAAATGGGACTTCGCATCAATTTTGAGCAGAAAAGTGACTAAAGCAAAACCGATACCGCCGACTGGGATCGCTCATGTCAGACATTTCAGAAAACGGGCCTTTTCTACTGCTATTTTCAGGCGTCCATTGGCCCGGATGGCGGCCGGGGTGCGGAGGTGTTTGGGTTCGTTGCGTGCAACCGCGAATGGCTGGAAAGCATGAGCGACGAGAACTCATACATTCCAAAGTTCGACGTCGTAGAGGACATAAGCTTCAAAGCGGTTGACCGCGCCGTCGAACTGACATGTGCCGCCGTGCCACATGGAAGTCGGGATGAGGTCTCCCAGAAGTTGGCGGAACTGATGGACTGGGAATTTGAGGGCTATGTCTGGTAGCTGCATTCGACACGGTCACATGTGATCCACTCAGCCAGGTCTCAGCTCTGCGCGGCTCAGTTGGTGGGGTAGTGAAAGTCCATGGTCTGGGAATCAACAACGAGACCGCCAATGAGCTCTTTTTCAAAATTCTCGTGGGAGTGACTCAGGGATGAAAGCAGATCACCGGACTGTACTGTTATGGCTACTGACTTCACTGGGAGCATGCGTTCTACTGTTCGTGCTTCTTCTTGATCGGTATTCCTACTATGACTATCAGAAAGGAAAATGCGAGTCGTCAGGCCCTGTTGAGTTGGTCGTCAGTCTGGTCGGGAGCTTCGGTTCTGATCGACCAAGAGAACGGTCGTCTCCCTACTATCTGAGAGTCGAGGTTGTCGGGGAAAAGAGAGAGCGTGTTGTTCTTAGTGAGCCCAGGCTGACCTCATCGGAGTCCAAGAAGCGTGTTGATCTTGGTGGCATCAAGAGAGCTGAAGTGGCAAGGCCGGGTGACCCTGTTCCTGCGGTCGTGTACTCGGTAGGCTCTCTCCTGCTGGACTACGACGACTACGTGTTTGAGGGGGCGGTTGTCTCAGAGCCAACAGACGGGGAGGGTACGATTGCTTTCACCTGTGCCTTGACCAAGAGTTATTGAAGTGAGTGGCGTATTCCTTTGTGGGATGCCCTGATGAGTGTTTAGCCTGCATAGGGCGGGTGTCGCTCGCCCAAGTGAGGGGCGACCCAACCGGAGGGTGCAGTAGTGGGAACTGAGGACCACGCCTTTCTCGCACATCTGCTTGAATCGGGTCTGTTGGCCGTCGGCAACAGGATCGATCCAGTGCAGATGGACGCGTATTGGTCAGGAGACATCGGGGTTCCGGTGCCGATCGATGCGGACGTTGACGCGTATCTGCTGCGTGCGGACGCCGATGCATTGATCCGCGCGGCCCTGTGGGTCGTGCGCAATCACTTCCTGTCCGCTACCCATCCCGCGCTGCACATGCGCGTGGTCCGCTGGCTGTTCGCGCAGGATCGGTTGGCACGGTCCGAGCTGCTCGGCTTGCTTGCGCTGATGTCGCGCCATGGGCTGGACCAGGGCGGGGAGGAGATCGCCCTGATCGCGTGGGACACGCTGGAAGAGGGAAGGTTGCACGAAGGCGAGGAGCTGGTTGTTCCCATGCTGTGGTGCCTCGGCCCGTCCACGGCGAGACTGTTTGTTGATTTCAACAACCGCGATGCCGACGGCCACCTGCGGCTCAATCTGTGCGGCACGCAGAACGACGTTGCCGCGCAGTCGCTCGTCCTGCAGGATGGGTTGATCGCCACTGGCTATGACGGTGACTTGGCTGCGGCCATCATCGTGATCGGGGCAGGCAGGGAAGGTGTGTGGAGAGCCAGGATCGTGGATGGCCCCTGGGAGGAGCTGCGAAAGTTGATCGTTTGAGGTTACGGAGGAGGGAGCCCAGGCTGCCGTATTTCAATGGAAGAACGTTGTATCGGGGTGCAGTGATGAAGTCAGGTGGTCTGGTTCTTGCGGTTCTCGTTTTGCTGGCACTGTCCGGCTGTGAAGCTCCGCCGCGCTTCGACATCTGCAAGTATCGTGGGAACTCAGATTCTGAGAATTTCTGCGTTGTTTCCTATGTGTATCTGATGGCGCATCCCGAGCAGTTTGAGGGGCGGGATGTGGAGTTCCGGGCCTGGGCTCACGTGGCCAGCGATGTCACCCTCCTGTTCCCGACCAAGGAGGCCATGGACGATGGTGAGTCTGTCTCGTCCGTGGTTGTTTACGGGGAAGCGATGGCGCCTGATCTTCTGCAGAGAGCGCGCGTTGCACGCGTTCTTGTGCGGGGAAGGTTCTATCTGTCTGAGGGAAAGGTGCATCCTTTGGACGCCGAGCGACTTGGGGTCATCCAGAACGCCGTGATCCTGCCTTAGGCCGGAGTGCTGCCGACCTATCTTTCGCCCAGGCTGTCGGTTCCTGCACGCCACATCGGCCGTTTGCGTCACAACGGCCCCGGTCCACGCGTTGCGCGTGCATGCCTTGGAAGTTCCCCGTGCAACAACTGGGAAGCGGAAAGCGTCACGGGTCCTGCTGATTCCCGGCCCGTATGCGCCACGCCATGTCGTTTACACCCTTAAATCAGCGCGCAGGCGACTTTCCATGTCGCCTCTGCCACTCCCGCGCGCATGCAACAATCCCTCCCACACGCTCGATGCATCCGACCCTTTCGGATTTTTCTCATTGAATCGAACGTGCAGGCGTAAACAACATGGCGCGCCACCGAAATAGGGTGGCCGGGCATCCAAACCCGAGACAGATGTTACTTACGCTTGCCAGTCGGCACCGTCCTGAAGCGGTGCCGGCTGGCAATCCGTCGGCCTCTATGGCGGGCGGTGCGTGGGGGTCTTCGGACCCGCCGGTCACTGGTAACTATCTGTCCCGGTTTGGAACCCGCACCGTCCGCCACCCGCCTCCGCGCGGTGGCGCTGTTAAGTACAGCCACGGAAGCCGACGCCATGACCACCCGCAAGACTCCGCCGTTCCCCATCGATGACCCCATCAACGACGACGCCAACCCGGCCGACGAACTGAGCACCTTCCAGGGCTGCCTCCGGCGCATCCGTGATGGCGAAGGTTCCGATGGCATGCTCTGGCCGGAAGAGAACCTGTCCGAAGGCCGTCGCCAGTCCCTGGCGCGCATCGACCGCGCCGCCGTCGCCATCCTGACCGCGGTGGAGATGCTGCACGCGGCCAGTCGCTGCGAGTCGGTGGCCACGCCCAAGCGCCATCTGGATGAGGGCGTGGTCGAGGGGCTGTTTTTCGCCTGCCGCGAACTGGCCGAACTGGTGTGCAGGGAGGTCAGGCCAAGCTGACCGCCCATTCGCACTGGCGGGGCCATTCAACCCGCTGTCCCGGCACTGGGCTGCCTGATACGCTGCGCCTGCACGCCGCGCCGCGCGGCCCCAGGGATTGTGTGCCATGGCATCAGGGAATGTGTTGAGCCGGTCCATCCTCGCCGCAGCCCTCGTGGTTGCGGCCGCACTGCCCGCGCTGGCAGGGGCCGCGCCGGAAGCCGAGACCACCCGTTTCGTACGGGAAACCCGGCAACTGGAAGTTTCTCCGCTGCAGCCCGGCGCGGAGGAGATGCGGCGGTGGCTGTTCAACTGGGCGCTGGAAACCCCGGATTATCAGGTGATTATCTGCCCGGTCCTCGGGCTGCCCGAGACCGTGGATGAGGAAACCTCGATCGCGCCGGAAGTACTCGCGCAGCAGACATTTGGAAACCTGGCGTACCAGATCACCGAAGGCAGCGACGGCGAGGAGCTGGATCGGCAGCTGGCCGGCGTGGAAAGTGCGCTCAAGGCCTACGCGGTGTTCATGAAGGCTGATCCCTCGTTGAAGATCCCGGGCGTGGATCACCTGGCTGCGCTGAAGAAGGCTGGCACCCTGCGTGCGCATGTGGCGGCGGTCATCGAGGAGAAGTGCGGCGCCGATGCTCCCCGGGAAACCCTGAGTCTGGACGCGGAGGATGCAGCGCCGTCGGACCTCACGGTGTTTCTGGGCGATTTTCTGCGCGGCACCAGCGTGGTCTATCCGATGCAGGTGGGCCAGTGGCAGGCGGTAGATGAGCGCCGGTACGACGATGTACTGGGTGGCGCTTCGGTCCGCTTCGAGCGGCCGGGCGACAGAACCGGCTGGATCGACCTGTACTTCTATCCCGCCGGCGTGCAGGAACCGGCCCAGCGGCGGGAGGCGGCCGAAGGCGAGCGCGAGGCGTTGCTGGACGCGCGCAGGGAACAGATGGCCAGCGAGCGCGACATGTCCCCGCTGCAATCAATGGTGGTGCCGGTCGCCAGTCTCGGGCCCGGTGGGCCTGCACGGGTGGATGCGAACGTGCTGGACTTCCGTTACAGCCACGAGGGCACGGATTACAGCTCGGTGATGGTCTTCGCGATCGACCGCATGTACGCCATCAAGCTGCGCTACAGCGTGGAGGCCACCGCGGCCAGCCGCGAGCAGGCGCGCCGCGAGGCGGAAACCTTCTTCAAGGCACTGCTGCCGGGCGTTGAGATCACCAGCTTCGGCAGTTGCGGCGGGGTGCCTGCGGCGGATCAGCTGCGGCTGCGCATGGGCTGCGTGGGCGTCGATCCGCTGCTGCCGGTAGTGGGCGAGGGCCATCGCGAGCTGCGCTTCGAGTACCCCGCGCCCACTGGCGCGGCAGGGCAGTAGGGTCGCCAGCCCTCTGCATTCCTGAATACGTTCATCGGGCTTTGCCGATTCCGGCATCCGCGCGCCCTGCGCACCCGGTGCGACAACGTGTCGCAGCGATATCCGGCCACTTCCTGCGCTGGATCATTGTCAATGCTCTTCTTAAATGATGCGTGACGGCCTAAAATTGAAAGGCTGACTCGACCCCACCTCACTGCCTGTCTCAACCGCAGGCGGGACCGGCTTTGGCCGGAGCGGGCAGGACGGGGAACGGCATTCCCTCGCAATTGGATCGACCGATGATTCCGTTGAAAACCCTTGGGCGCTGGTTGCGCCCGGGCCTGCTGCTGTCGTTGCTGGTGATGCTCACCGGTTGCGATGCAGTGGCCATCCTCAGTCCGAAGGGCCAGATTGGCCAGGATGAGAAGACCCTGCTGATCACGGCCACCGTGCTCATGCTGCTGGTCGTCATCCCGGTCATCATCATGACCCTGACCTTCGCGTGGAAGTATCGCGCCTCCAACACCAAGGCCCGTTACGAGCCGAAGTGGTCCCACTCGACGGCGATCGAGGTGGTGGTGTGGTCGATCCCCTGCATGATCGTGCTGGTCCTGGCGGTGCTGACCTGGCGGTCCTCGCACGCGCTTGACCCGTACAAGCCGCTGGAATCGGACGTCAAGCCGGTCACCATCGAGGCGATCTCGCTGGACTGGAAGTGGCTGTTCATCTATCCGGAAGAGAAGGTTGCGGTCGTCAACGAGATCAAGTTCCCGGTCAACACCCCGCTGAACTTCAAGATCACGTCCGACACGGTGATGAATGCGTTCTTCATCCCGCACCTCGGCAGCATGATCTATTCGATGGCGGCGATGGAGACCAAGCTCCACCTGATCGCCAACGAGACCGGTGAATTCCCGGGCATGTCCTCGCACTACAGCGGCCTGGGCTTCGCCAAGATGCATTTCACCGCCTATTCGGTCACCGATGCCGAATACCGCCAGTGGCTGGACCAGGTCCGCGCCGGCAAGGAAACGCTGGACCAGGCCTCCTTCAAGGCCCTGGGCGAAGCGAAGAACTCCGAGTGGTACCCGGTGACCTACTACGGCACCGTGGAAGAAGGCCTGTTCGACTGGGTCCTCGCCAAGCACATGGGTGACAACAAGCACTACGGCATGAAGCATTCCCACACGGGTGCTGCTGCGGCAGATGCGGCCAGCCATGAAGCGCACGAGGGGCACGCCCCGACCGACGCGCATGACTCCAAGGAATCCGGGAAGAACCTGGACGCCACCGAAGAACACGAACACGCTGGCCACGAAGGCCACATGGGTTCGGGAGAATGAACATGCTGGGAAAACTCTCTCTTGAGTCGATCCCCCACGATCCGATCGTGCTGACCACCCTGGTCGGCGCGGTGCTGGGTGGCCTGGGCGTCATCGCCCTGATCACCAAGTTCAAGCTGTGGGGCTATCTGTGGAAGGAGTGGTTCACCTCGGTGGACCACAAGAAGATCGGCGTGATGTACCTCATCGTCGCCTTCGTCATGCTGCTGCGCGGTTTCTCCGACGCCATCATGATGCGTACCCAGCAGGCCATCGCCGTCGGCGGGTCCGAGGGTTACCTGCCGCCGCACCACTACGACCAGATCTTCACCGCCCACGGCGTGATCATGATCTTCTTCGTGGCGATGCCGCTGATCACCGGCCTGATGAACCTGGCCGTGCCGCTGCAGATCGGTGCGCGCGACGTCGCGTTCCCGTTCGTCAACTCGCTCAGCTTCTGGCTGTTCGTGTCCGGCGCGGTGCTGATCATGCTGTCGCTGTGGATCGGTGAATTCGCCGCCACCGGTTGGCTGGCCTTCCCGCCATTGTCGGGTATCGAGTACAGCAACAATGTAGGTATGGACTACTACATATGGGGCCTACAGGTCGCGGGCCTGGGTACCACCCTGAGTGGTATCAACTTCTTCATCACCATCCTGAAGATGCGCACCCCGAGCATGAAGCTGATGCAGATGCCGGTGTTCACCTGGACTGCCCTGGTGACCAACGTGCTGATCGTCGCTGCCTTCCCGGTGCTGACCATCACTCTGGTGCTGCTGACCCTGGATCGTTACCTGGGTACGCACTTCTTCACCAATGATGGTGGCGGCAACGCCATGCTGTACATCAACCTGATCTGGATCTGGGGTCACCCGGAAGTCTATATCCTGGTCCTGCCGGCCTTCGGCGTGTTCTCCGAAGTCATCGCGACCTTCTCGCGCAAGGCACTGTTCGGCTACAAGGGCATGGTCTACGCCACCGCCTGCATCGGCGTGCTGTCGTTCATCGTGTGGCTGCACCACTTCTTCACCATGGGCTCGGGTGCGAACGTCAATGCCTTCTTCGGCATCACGACGATGATCATCTCGATCCCGACCGGTGTGAAGATCTTCAACTGGCTGTTCACCATGTTCCGCGGTCGCGTGCACTTCACCACGCCCGTGCTGTGGACCATCGGTTTCATGGTCACCTTCGTCATCGGCGGCATGACCGGCGTGATGCTGGCGATTCCGGCCATCGACTTCGTGCTGCACAACAGCCTGTTCCTGATCGCCCACTTCCACAACGTCATCATCGGCGGCGTGGTGTTCGGCATGTTCGCCGGCATCACCTACTGGTGGCCGAAGATGTTCGGCTACCGCCTCAATGAGTTCTGGGGCAAGTGCGCCTTCTGGTGCTGGTTCATCGGGTTCTATGTGACCTTCATGCCGATGTACGTGCTGGGCTTCATGGGCATGACCCGTCGTCTGCAGAGCACCGTCAACCCGGCCTACGAGCCGTTCCTGCTGGTTGCTGCCGTGGGCGCCTTCATCGTGGGTGCCGGCATCCTGTGCCAGATCATCCAGGTGGCCGTGTCCATCCGCGACCGCAAGAAGACGGCCGACCTGACCGGCGACCCGTGGGATGCCCGTACGCTGGAGTGGGAAACCTCTTCGCCGCCGGCCTTTTACAACTTCGGCGCCCTGCCGGAAGTCACCGAGCTGGACGATTTCTGGGAGCGCAAGCAGCGTGGTGAAGCCTGGCCGAAGCCGGCCAAGTACACCGACATCCACATGCCGCGCAACACCGGCACGGGCGTGGTGATCGGCGCCTTCAGCATGGTCTTCGGCTTTGCGATGATCTGGCACATCTGGTGGCTGGCCATCATCGGCTTCGTCGGCATGATCGCCACGTTCATCTACCGCACCTTCGACCAGGACGTGGACTACTGGGTCCCGGCCGCCGAGGTGGAACGCATCGAGAACGAACACCGCAAGCACCTGGAAGCCCAGGGCCTGGTGAAGTCGGAGCTGAAGGCATGAGCACCAATACCTCGACCCTGAGCCACGGGCACGCCGCGCACGCGGCGGCCCATGGCCATGACGACCACGAGCACCACGACACCGGCGGCAATACCGTCTTCGGTTTCTGGGTGTACCTGATGAGCGACTGCCTCATCTTCGCCTCGCTGTTCGCCACCTACGTGGTGCTGGCCGGTGGCACTGACGGTGGCCCGGGTCCGAAGGACCTGTTCGAGCTGCCGTTCGTGGCGTGGGAAACCGCGCTGCTGCTGACCTCGTCGCTGACCTTCGGCCTGGGCATGATCGCCATGCACCGCAAGCAGGTCGGCCAGATGTTCCTGTGGCTGGGCGTGACCTGGCTGCTGGGCTTCGGCTTCATGTGCATGGAAGTCTATGAATTCCATCACCTGATCCATCAGGGCTATGGTCCGGACCGCAGTGCCTTCCTGTCGGCGTTCTTCGCCCTGGTCGGTACCCACGGCCTGCACGTCAGCGCCGGCCTGCTGTGGCTGCTGGTGATGTTCGTGCAGCTGAAGAAGTACGGCTTGACCCCGACCAACAAGACCCGCATGGCGTGCCTGAGCCTGTTCTGGCACTTCCTGGATCTCATCTGGATCGGCGTGTTCTCCGTCGTCTACCTCAATGGAGCGCTGTAATGGCACATGACAACCATGCACATGACCACGCAGCGGGTGGCGAGAGCCACGGCAGCGTCAAGTCCTACCTGATCGGCTTCGTGCTGGCGGTGGTGCTGACCGTCATCCCGTTCTGGGTGGTGATGTCCGGCGATTTCTCGCGCACCGTCTGCGGTGTGGTGATCGCGGTCACCGCGGTGCTGCAGATGCTGGTCCACCTGGTGTTCTTCCTGCACCTGGACCGCTCTTCGGAAAGCCGCTGGAACGTCAACGCTGCTGCCTTCACCATCGTGGTGATCGGCATCATCGTGGTCGGCACCCTGTGGGTCATGCACAACATGAACGTGCACATGATGCACTGACGTCTTCGCGACGTTGCCACACGCGAAAAGGCCGCCCTTCGGGGCGGCCTTTTTGTTTGGGTTGACCCGTCCTGAATTGGGTTGACACCTTTTCCCTCTGGAAAAGGAATGTTCAATGAAATCAACAATCAGGCGCAGCCAGCGGGATTACTCGCTGGCCTTCAAGTTATCGGTGGTCGATCAGGTCGAACGCCGAACGCCCCCACCTGTCCCTTAAAATGCAGACGCCCGATGCGATGCATCGGGCGTCCTTGGCCGCCTGATGGCGGCCGGTTCATCCACCCCGTAGGTGTCAACCTATGGCAGGACGGGTCAGGTGGTGTGGTCGCGGATCGGTAGTGCCGGCCGCTGGCCGGCAGTAGATCCACGCCATGCGTGGATGCATCTTGGGGGTCG
This genomic stretch from Stenotrophomonas sp. SAU14A_NAIMI4_5 harbors:
- the cyoC gene encoding cytochrome o ubiquinol oxidase subunit III; the protein is MSTNTSTLSHGHAAHAAAHGHDDHEHHDTGGNTVFGFWVYLMSDCLIFASLFATYVVLAGGTDGGPGPKDLFELPFVAWETALLLTSSLTFGLGMIAMHRKQVGQMFLWLGVTWLLGFGFMCMEVYEFHHLIHQGYGPDRSAFLSAFFALVGTHGLHVSAGLLWLLVMFVQLKKYGLTPTNKTRMACLSLFWHFLDLIWIGVFSVVYLNGAL
- the cyoA gene encoding ubiquinol oxidase subunit II, producing the protein MIPLKTLGRWLRPGLLLSLLVMLTGCDAVAILSPKGQIGQDEKTLLITATVLMLLVVIPVIIMTLTFAWKYRASNTKARYEPKWSHSTAIEVVVWSIPCMIVLVLAVLTWRSSHALDPYKPLESDVKPVTIEAISLDWKWLFIYPEEKVAVVNEIKFPVNTPLNFKITSDTVMNAFFIPHLGSMIYSMAAMETKLHLIANETGEFPGMSSHYSGLGFAKMHFTAYSVTDAEYRQWLDQVRAGKETLDQASFKALGEAKNSEWYPVTYYGTVEEGLFDWVLAKHMGDNKHYGMKHSHTGAAAADAASHEAHEGHAPTDAHDSKESGKNLDATEEHEHAGHEGHMGSGE
- the cyoB gene encoding cytochrome o ubiquinol oxidase subunit I — protein: MLGKLSLESIPHDPIVLTTLVGAVLGGLGVIALITKFKLWGYLWKEWFTSVDHKKIGVMYLIVAFVMLLRGFSDAIMMRTQQAIAVGGSEGYLPPHHYDQIFTAHGVIMIFFVAMPLITGLMNLAVPLQIGARDVAFPFVNSLSFWLFVSGAVLIMLSLWIGEFAATGWLAFPPLSGIEYSNNVGMDYYIWGLQVAGLGTTLSGINFFITILKMRTPSMKLMQMPVFTWTALVTNVLIVAAFPVLTITLVLLTLDRYLGTHFFTNDGGGNAMLYINLIWIWGHPEVYILVLPAFGVFSEVIATFSRKALFGYKGMVYATACIGVLSFIVWLHHFFTMGSGANVNAFFGITTMIISIPTGVKIFNWLFTMFRGRVHFTTPVLWTIGFMVTFVIGGMTGVMLAIPAIDFVLHNSLFLIAHFHNVIIGGVVFGMFAGITYWWPKMFGYRLNEFWGKCAFWCWFIGFYVTFMPMYVLGFMGMTRRLQSTVNPAYEPFLLVAAVGAFIVGAGILCQIIQVAVSIRDRKKTADLTGDPWDARTLEWETSSPPAFYNFGALPEVTELDDFWERKQRGEAWPKPAKYTDIHMPRNTGTGVVIGAFSMVFGFAMIWHIWWLAIIGFVGMIATFIYRTFDQDVDYWVPAAEVERIENEHRKHLEAQGLVKSELKA
- a CDS encoding 2-hydroxyacid dehydrogenase, whose amino-acid sequence is MQIAVFSARPYDRRFLEEANARDGAGQGFQFVHFDAALDVHTAALAQDCAAVCVFVNDRLDAPVLQALHALGVRAVLLRCAGFNNVDLAEAARLGLFVARVPAYSPEAVAEHALALVMTLNRQTHRAYNRVREGNFMLDGLLGRTLHGRTVGIVGTGKIGLATARIFRGMGCTVLGHDPYPSPDFVGVGESVGLDDLLARADIVSLHCPLTPDTQHLINDASLARMKPGAMLVNTSRGGLVDTHAVIRALKSRRLGHLAIDVYEQESALFFQDLSGEIIDDEAFQRLMTFPNVLVTGHQGFFTVEALQEISAITLGNLADFAAGRACANRVGAD
- the cyoD gene encoding cytochrome o ubiquinol oxidase subunit IV, encoding MAHDNHAHDHAAGGESHGSVKSYLIGFVLAVVLTVIPFWVVMSGDFSRTVCGVVIAVTAVLQMLVHLVFFLHLDRSSESRWNVNAAAFTIVVIGIIVVGTLWVMHNMNVHMMH